The following are from one region of the Thermoproteus uzoniensis 768-20 genome:
- a CDS encoding ACT domain-containing protein, producing MSAISIRIPSSMDYVGRVVSIVRRAKVFVRRMEIEARDSTYHIVMDVEGPADEINWLVAKLDKLPEVLEIVKLQTAPAMAVALRERR from the coding sequence ATGAGCGCCATTAGCATAAGGATACCCTCCTCGATGGACTACGTCGGGAGGGTCGTCAGCATAGTGAGGAGGGCGAAGGTGTTCGTGAGGCGCATGGAGATAGAGGCGAGGGACTCGACGTATCACATAGTGATGGACGTGGAGGGCCCGGCCGACGAGATAAATTGGCTGGTGGCCAAGCTGGACAAACTGCCTGAGGTCCTCGAGATAGTCAAGCTACAGACCGCGCCCGCAATGGCGGTGGCGTTGAGGGAGAGGCGATGA
- a CDS encoding isocitrate/isopropylmalate dehydrogenase family protein codes for MKLAVIPGDGIGPEVVSAAMRVVEATARRFSIDIEAKYVEAGDAALRKYGRAMPDDAWRVVDSADAVLKGPVGETAYDVTSAIRMKYVLYANIRPAKSLPGVPSVKPIDCVFVRENVEDVYVGAEYKVGDVAIALKVITGQGTRRVARMARRYAEMRRRKVTIVTKSNVLRVVDAFFRDVAKEELKGLEVEEMYVDAAAMELVRNPARFDVVLTTNQYGDILTDLAAQVAGSLGLAPSANIGDSKAMFEPVHGAAFDIAGKGIANPVATILSTALMFEWMGRNDAAAAVRRAVEEALRRGVATPDVGGRSTTEEVGKYIASLVENI; via the coding sequence ATGAAGCTCGCGGTCATCCCGGGCGACGGCATAGGGCCCGAGGTGGTGTCGGCCGCGATGAGGGTCGTCGAGGCTACGGCGAGGAGGTTCTCCATAGATATAGAGGCCAAATACGTCGAGGCGGGAGACGCGGCGTTGAGGAAGTACGGCAGAGCTATGCCCGACGACGCCTGGCGCGTCGTGGACTCGGCCGACGCCGTCCTCAAGGGCCCCGTCGGCGAGACGGCGTACGACGTCACCTCGGCTATAAGGATGAAGTACGTCCTCTACGCCAACATAAGGCCGGCCAAAAGCCTTCCGGGAGTGCCCTCGGTGAAGCCCATAGACTGCGTCTTCGTCAGAGAGAACGTCGAGGACGTATACGTGGGGGCCGAGTACAAGGTCGGCGACGTGGCCATCGCGCTTAAGGTCATCACGGGGCAGGGCACCAGGAGAGTCGCCAGGATGGCCAGACGCTACGCGGAGATGAGGAGGAGGAAGGTCACCATAGTCACTAAGTCCAACGTGTTGAGGGTGGTGGACGCCTTCTTCAGAGATGTGGCGAAGGAGGAGCTCAAGGGGCTTGAGGTAGAGGAGATGTACGTGGACGCGGCGGCCATGGAGCTCGTGAGGAACCCCGCCCGCTTCGACGTCGTGCTCACGACCAACCAATACGGCGATATACTCACCGACCTCGCGGCGCAGGTGGCCGGAAGCCTCGGGCTGGCGCCGTCGGCGAATATAGGGGACTCCAAGGCCATGTTCGAGCCGGTCCACGGAGCCGCTTTCGACATCGCCGGTAAGGGCATAGCGAATCCCGTGGCGACTATACTCTCGACGGCTTTGATGTTCGAGTGGATGGGGCGCAACGACGCGGCGGCGGCCGTGAGGAGGGCCGTGGAGGAGGCTCTGAGGCGCGGCGTCGCTACGCCGGACGTAGGGGGCCGCTCAACCACCGAGGAGGTGGGCAAATATATAGCATCCCTCGTCGAAAATATATAA
- a CDS encoding DUF6884 domain-containing protein, which produces MPLVSWDEVTPEELKRRYRGGPLLMLTHCTKTKNVEWRAVAEALASAGLPTPGMDLEREELYRSALRGFVKPAAEMYGGSFKKVREIAEAVARCLPVDLYILSARYGLIRADELVVPYEATLNGLNAAELARWAEARGVWDKAVELLEKGYGMYVAFLPGNYARALGPALGKMLASENALLLIPQRLAGRSPRALVVKNRGIFSRYGDLSNARRLLEKALCDQY; this is translated from the coding sequence GTGCCCTTGGTTTCTTGGGACGAGGTGACGCCGGAGGAGCTCAAGCGCAGATATAGGGGAGGGCCTCTGCTGATGCTGACCCACTGCACCAAGACCAAGAACGTCGAGTGGCGCGCCGTGGCCGAGGCGTTGGCGTCCGCGGGACTCCCCACGCCCGGCATGGACCTAGAGAGGGAGGAGCTCTATAGATCCGCTCTGAGGGGCTTCGTCAAGCCCGCGGCAGAGATGTATGGGGGCTCTTTCAAAAAAGTTAGGGAAATCGCCGAGGCGGTCGCCAGATGCCTCCCCGTCGATCTCTACATATTGAGCGCGAGGTACGGCTTGATAAGGGCCGACGAGCTCGTGGTGCCCTACGAGGCCACGCTGAACGGGCTGAACGCGGCCGAGCTGGCGCGGTGGGCCGAGGCCAGAGGCGTTTGGGACAAGGCGGTCGAGCTTCTGGAAAAGGGGTACGGGATGTACGTGGCCTTCCTCCCCGGCAATTACGCCAGAGCCCTCGGGCCGGCTCTAGGCAAGATGCTGGCCTCGGAGAACGCCCTTCTGTTGATCCCCCAGAGGCTGGCAGGACGCAGTCCCAGAGCGCTTGTGGTGAAGAACAGAGGGATCTTCAGCAGATACGGCGATCTGTCCAACGCCAGACGCCTTCTAGAGAAGGCCCTCTGCGATCAATATTAA
- a CDS encoding 3-isopropylmalate dehydratase small subunit → MEIRGRALVYGDKIDTDIIIPARYLVYTDPKILGEHAMEPLDPDFPKKAKGAILVAGRAFGMGSSREQAATALKGAGVLAVVAESFARIFFRNAVNVGLPVLQAPARGRVREGDELLVRLDAGEVVNLTTGEVIKGKPLSGLVLDIIKAGGLVEYLKARPRI, encoded by the coding sequence ATGGAGATAAGAGGTCGGGCACTGGTCTACGGCGACAAGATAGACACCGATATAATCATACCGGCCCGCTACCTGGTATACACAGACCCCAAGATCTTGGGCGAACATGCCATGGAGCCTCTAGACCCCGACTTCCCCAAGAAGGCCAAAGGCGCCATATTGGTGGCCGGCAGGGCCTTCGGTATGGGCAGCAGCCGCGAGCAGGCGGCGACGGCCCTTAAGGGCGCCGGCGTCTTGGCCGTCGTGGCCGAGTCCTTCGCCCGCATCTTCTTCCGAAACGCCGTCAACGTAGGCCTTCCCGTCCTTCAAGCCCCCGCTAGGGGCAGAGTGAGGGAGGGCGACGAGCTCCTCGTGAGGCTTGACGCGGGCGAGGTGGTGAACCTCACCACGGGCGAGGTCATCAAGGGGAAGCCGCTCTCCGGCTTGGTCCTCGACATAATAAAGGCGGGCGGCCTTGTGGAGTACCTAAAGGCCAGGCCCCGTATATAG
- a CDS encoding [LysW]-aminoadipate/[LysW]-glutamate kinase — MIVVKIGGSVICKGASTAIRNLPKYADKAVVVHGGGCLVNELMKRMGIEPKFLTHPGGLVSRYTDWETLKAFVMAMSWINKSIVASLHGMGVPALGLTGADLGVVKAKRKEKVLVVDERGRQRVVDGGYVGRITEIDASKLAPPPLRVLAPIAVSERGELLNIDGDQLAFDVAKRIGAEKLVLLSDVEGLYIGGRVVPRLTAEEAERLVQNEEVKGGMKRKLLMAAEAAKAGIEVVISSGLVEAPIDAALNGAGTHVVG, encoded by the coding sequence ATGATAGTGGTCAAGATAGGCGGGTCCGTCATCTGCAAGGGCGCCTCGACGGCGATCCGCAACCTGCCCAAATACGCCGACAAGGCGGTCGTGGTCCACGGCGGGGGGTGTCTGGTCAACGAGTTGATGAAGAGGATGGGGATAGAGCCCAAATTCCTCACGCACCCCGGCGGGCTCGTGAGCCGCTACACGGACTGGGAGACGTTAAAGGCATTCGTCATGGCCATGAGCTGGATAAACAAGTCCATAGTCGCCTCGTTGCACGGCATGGGCGTGCCGGCGCTGGGCCTCACCGGGGCCGATCTAGGCGTGGTTAAGGCCAAGCGCAAGGAGAAGGTGTTGGTTGTCGACGAGAGGGGGAGGCAGAGGGTCGTGGACGGAGGCTACGTGGGCCGTATAACAGAGATAGACGCCTCCAAGCTGGCGCCGCCGCCGTTGAGGGTGCTGGCCCCCATCGCCGTGTCGGAGAGGGGCGAGCTCCTCAACATAGACGGCGACCAGCTGGCGTTCGACGTGGCCAAGAGGATAGGCGCCGAGAAGCTGGTGCTCCTCAGCGACGTCGAGGGCCTCTACATCGGCGGGAGGGTGGTGCCGCGCCTCACGGCCGAGGAGGCGGAGCGGCTTGTCCAGAACGAGGAGGTCAAAGGCGGCATGAAGAGGAAGCTGTTGATGGCCGCAGAGGCCGCCAAGGCCGGCATCGAGGTGGTCATATCCAGCGGCTTGGTGGAGGCTCCCATAGACGCCGCCCTCAACGGCGCGGGGACCCACGTGGTCGGGTAG
- the lysS gene encoding homocitrate synthase: MSRGLCRYAFGENVKILDSTLREGEQTPGVVFSEDWRIRIAKALSDAGVHMIEVGDPNVAPDIRSAIAKIVAMKRDGEIAGEIVAHSRSVKADIENAASLEPDRVAIFYGVSDVHLKHKHRKSREEALSIIAEHVEFARSHGVRVRFTAEDATRADPDYLIQVVKTARDAGADRVSIADTVGILTPERARRLFAEVKEAVPDVGLDIHAHNDLGMAVANSLAAVEGGADVVHTTVNGLGERAGITPLQTFAAAYYYHKGVKLIDLTKLPYLASLVEAASGVAQMPTFPVTGDNAFTHKAGVHQAGVLASPETYEPFPPEVVGRTRDFSLDKYSGRKAVAHRLERLGVKVDEEVLGKLVEELKSTNARRLRDEDLLEMLEKITGMRYRAQVNKHIEAYVWVKVDENVYTTSVARRIMAIRGVTGVGEVTGEFDIVAKISAENAEELNRIIEEVRAVKGVKSTLTNIILKQLS; this comes from the coding sequence ATATCCCGCGGCCTCTGCCGCTATGCGTTCGGGGAAAACGTAAAGATCCTGGACTCGACGCTGAGGGAAGGCGAGCAGACTCCCGGCGTCGTCTTCTCCGAGGACTGGAGGATTAGGATCGCCAAGGCCCTCTCGGATGCCGGCGTCCACATGATAGAGGTGGGCGACCCCAACGTGGCGCCCGACATAAGGTCCGCCATAGCGAAGATAGTGGCCATGAAGAGAGACGGCGAGATAGCCGGCGAGATCGTGGCTCACAGCAGATCGGTCAAGGCCGATATAGAGAACGCCGCGTCGCTCGAGCCCGACAGGGTGGCTATATTCTACGGCGTGAGCGACGTACACCTGAAGCACAAGCACAGGAAGTCGAGGGAGGAGGCCTTGTCCATAATTGCGGAGCACGTAGAGTTCGCGAGGAGCCACGGAGTGCGCGTGAGGTTCACTGCCGAGGACGCCACGCGGGCCGACCCCGACTACTTAATACAGGTGGTCAAGACGGCGAGGGATGCAGGAGCCGACAGGGTGAGCATCGCCGACACCGTGGGGATCCTGACGCCCGAGAGGGCGCGGCGGCTGTTCGCCGAGGTCAAGGAGGCCGTGCCCGACGTGGGGCTCGACATACACGCCCACAACGACCTCGGCATGGCGGTTGCCAACTCCTTGGCGGCCGTCGAGGGGGGAGCCGACGTGGTGCACACGACGGTGAACGGCCTCGGCGAGAGGGCCGGGATAACGCCGCTCCAGACGTTCGCGGCGGCCTACTACTACCACAAGGGGGTGAAGCTGATAGATTTGACTAAGTTGCCCTACCTGGCCTCCTTGGTGGAGGCGGCCAGCGGCGTTGCGCAGATGCCCACATTCCCCGTGACCGGCGACAACGCCTTCACGCACAAGGCCGGGGTCCACCAGGCCGGCGTATTGGCGAGCCCCGAGACCTACGAGCCGTTCCCTCCCGAGGTGGTGGGCCGCACGAGGGACTTCTCGTTGGACAAATACAGCGGGAGGAAGGCCGTCGCCCACAGGCTCGAGAGGCTCGGCGTAAAGGTCGACGAGGAGGTCTTGGGGAAGCTCGTGGAGGAGCTGAAGTCCACCAACGCGCGGAGGCTACGCGACGAGGATCTCCTCGAGATGTTGGAGAAGATAACTGGGATGAGGTACAGGGCGCAGGTCAACAAACACATAGAGGCGTACGTCTGGGTGAAGGTCGACGAGAACGTCTACACGACGTCGGTGGCCAGGAGGATCATGGCGATAAGGGGCGTGACCGGCGTCGGCGAGGTGACGGGCGAGTTCGACATAGTGGCAAAGATATCGGCCGAGAACGCCGAGGAGTTGAACAGGATAATCGAGGAGGTGAGGGCCGTCAAGGGCGTCAAGTCGACGCTCACCAACATAATCCTGAAACAGCTTTCATAA
- the ilvB gene encoding biosynthetic-type acetolactate synthase large subunit, which yields MPYGFGGRFGARGDRPNRVVDRIIDTLRELKVRHILGITGGSIMALFDAAYFVDDIEVVMFRHEQGAAHAAEGYARVAGRPAVVAATSGPGATNLVTGLTDAYMDSVPVTAITGQVATWVFGRDGFQETDILGVATPITKWVYQVKRPEEATAAVKIAYEISTLGRPGPTLVDLPRDLQLMEYRGEAKIQINAAKFIPPKPREEDVAKAVKMILEAERPVVLAGGGVLWSGATKEVLELAERLNAPIVSTLPGKAAIPHNHPLYMGPAGMHGRAEADAALANADVVVAVGTRFSDRTWGRFKELQEMVRSGEVKLIHIDVDRSEVGKNVKPTVGIIADAKEALREMLDLLPSAAARSPKFLAWLYEIRRRYEEAMEKAASKFKYFAPWKVLKAVRRAAPPNTVTVTGVGGHQMWSEIWWEVYEPGTFITSAGLGTMGFGIPAALGAKLADRSRPVVCIDGDGSFQMTFNNLALVREYDLPFVEVIFDNASLQLVKQWQVYMYGNRQIAVRFARNPDFLKIAEAYGIEGVKPSTYEELERAVAWAVRNNEPIVIDVTIDEDKDIVLPWVKPGDWLTQAILPEGMEDVSLRYERH from the coding sequence TTGCCGTATGGATTCGGGGGTCGCTTCGGGGCTCGAGGGGATCGCCCCAATAGAGTCGTCGACAGAATAATCGACACGCTTAGGGAGCTCAAGGTAAGGCACATCCTCGGAATAACGGGCGGCTCTATAATGGCCCTATTCGACGCGGCGTATTTCGTAGACGACATAGAGGTGGTCATGTTCCGCCACGAGCAGGGCGCCGCACACGCAGCCGAGGGTTACGCCAGAGTCGCGGGGAGGCCCGCCGTGGTGGCCGCGACGAGCGGCCCCGGCGCCACGAACCTGGTGACGGGCTTGACCGACGCCTATATGGACTCGGTGCCCGTCACGGCGATAACGGGGCAGGTAGCCACTTGGGTGTTCGGGAGGGACGGGTTCCAGGAGACCGACATATTGGGGGTGGCGACTCCCATAACCAAGTGGGTGTACCAGGTGAAGAGGCCGGAGGAGGCTACGGCCGCTGTCAAGATCGCCTACGAGATCTCGACGTTGGGAAGGCCCGGGCCGACCTTGGTGGATCTGCCGAGGGATCTCCAGTTGATGGAGTATAGGGGAGAGGCCAAGATACAGATAAACGCGGCCAAGTTCATACCTCCCAAGCCCAGGGAGGAGGACGTGGCGAAGGCCGTCAAGATGATCTTGGAGGCGGAGAGGCCGGTGGTGTTGGCGGGAGGCGGCGTGTTGTGGTCGGGCGCCACCAAGGAGGTGTTGGAGCTCGCCGAGAGGCTCAACGCGCCCATCGTGTCGACCTTGCCCGGGAAGGCCGCCATCCCCCACAACCACCCGCTGTATATGGGGCCGGCCGGGATGCACGGGAGGGCCGAGGCGGACGCAGCTTTGGCAAACGCCGACGTGGTGGTGGCCGTGGGGACTAGGTTCAGCGACAGGACCTGGGGGAGGTTCAAGGAGCTCCAGGAGATGGTGAGGTCGGGCGAGGTCAAGCTGATCCATATAGACGTCGACAGGAGCGAGGTGGGGAAGAACGTGAAGCCCACCGTCGGCATAATAGCGGACGCCAAGGAGGCTCTTAGGGAGATGCTGGACCTATTGCCGTCGGCCGCCGCGAGGAGCCCCAAGTTCCTCGCCTGGCTATACGAGATCAGGAGGAGGTACGAGGAGGCCATGGAGAAGGCCGCCAGCAAGTTCAAGTACTTCGCGCCCTGGAAAGTGCTGAAGGCTGTGAGGAGGGCCGCGCCGCCGAACACCGTCACCGTGACGGGCGTGGGAGGGCACCAGATGTGGTCGGAGATCTGGTGGGAGGTGTACGAGCCGGGGACCTTCATAACGTCGGCCGGCCTGGGCACGATGGGCTTCGGCATACCTGCCGCTCTCGGCGCCAAGCTCGCCGACCGCTCGAGGCCCGTCGTGTGTATTGACGGCGACGGGTCGTTCCAGATGACCTTCAACAACCTCGCGCTGGTGAGGGAGTACGATCTGCCCTTCGTCGAGGTGATATTCGACAACGCGTCCCTACAGCTGGTCAAGCAGTGGCAGGTCTACATGTACGGCAACAGGCAAATCGCCGTGAGGTTCGCGAGGAACCCCGACTTCTTGAAGATAGCGGAGGCCTACGGGATAGAGGGCGTCAAGCCGTCGACCTACGAGGAGCTGGAGAGGGCTGTGGCGTGGGCTGTGAGGAACAACGAGCCTATAGTGATTGACGTGACCATAGACGAGGACAAGGACATCGTGTTGCCTTGGGTGAAGCCCGGCGATTGGCTAACCCAAGCAATTCTGCCCGAGGGGATGGAGGACGTGTCGTTGAGGTATGAGCGCCATTAG
- a CDS encoding sirohydrochlorin chelatase — MDVVLLLHGSRDPRYKESVRAFAERLGVRYAFLNELTRPSEAFYVPLFVAGGGDYRRAAALAGSSVPPLARWPGFGDYLRSLNADIYIFHGGDDEEYISDVKSLGLPYVFLEGEPSIQPSSCRDLAAPVVLTRGIIYDRIEAAWRDAGCRGELLPPLFEQEGFVDYFSQALSRLLPHAGGNT, encoded by the coding sequence GTGGACGTCGTCCTTCTCCTCCACGGGTCGCGCGATCCCAGATATAAGGAGTCGGTGAGGGCTTTTGCAGAGAGGCTCGGCGTCAGATACGCCTTCCTTAACGAGCTCACAAGGCCGTCGGAGGCGTTCTACGTGCCCCTGTTTGTGGCGGGCGGCGGGGATTACAGGAGAGCGGCGGCGTTGGCGGGGTCCTCCGTACCGCCTCTCGCGCGCTGGCCGGGGTTCGGCGACTATCTGAGGAGCTTGAACGCCGATATCTACATATTCCACGGCGGCGACGACGAGGAGTACATATCCGATGTGAAGTCCCTAGGCCTTCCCTACGTATTCCTAGAAGGCGAGCCGTCTATACAGCCATCCTCTTGTAGAGATTTGGCGGCCCCGGTGGTTCTGACGAGGGGGATCATATACGACAGGATCGAGGCGGCTTGGCGGGACGCCGGCTGCCGCGGAGAGCTTCTGCCTCCTCTATTCGAACAGGAGGGCTTCGTCGACTACTTCTCGCAGGCGTTAAGCCGGCTTCTCCCGCACGCTGGCGGCAATACGTAG
- a CDS encoding alpha-aminoadipate/glutamate carrier protein LysW, with protein sequence MATQKLVVQCKVCGTEFELPEDVMDGEIASCPTCGTRYIVRLKGGSVTLEEFKGDVEDYGE encoded by the coding sequence ATGGCAACCCAAAAGCTGGTGGTCCAGTGCAAGGTCTGCGGCACTGAGTTCGAGTTGCCGGAGGACGTGATGGACGGCGAGATAGCCAGCTGCCCCACGTGCGGGACCCGGTATATTGTAAGGCTCAAGGGCGGCTCGGTAACCCTAGAGGAGTTCAAGGGTGATGTGGAGGACTATGGCGAGTAA
- a CDS encoding ATP-binding protein gives MDCGFRVKFLGRYVCFADRGDETKRLLDLARRGRSVPLVIYGPEGCGKTSLLRYLHKRLSGYYDYVIYYSPLYGPEEGLTAPDDVKRAVMSLARAVGGELASAVAEAVLAIGEIFVRRLGVRRVDSLALLLDDVFQAVGNAELYVKKALNLAEHPPVEVGKISVILASSEGESLEAVGRHLWADVKTIWNLNKAGFRELVGQIPDAGQDAERLWSAAGGNPRLVELLAGEGWSAERLVEKMYKVRDVDAQLLAKYRKVVEEALADPDVLLDAPRELTRYLVSKNLVAKIVDPLAPIEGGKDLGVGKDYAWQTPLHRELVRLALRRTG, from the coding sequence GTGGACTGCGGCTTTAGGGTGAAGTTCTTGGGGCGTTACGTCTGTTTCGCCGACCGCGGCGACGAGACTAAGAGGCTGTTGGACCTCGCCCGGCGCGGCCGCTCGGTGCCTCTGGTCATATACGGCCCCGAGGGATGCGGCAAGACCTCCCTTCTGAGGTACTTGCACAAGAGGCTTTCCGGATACTACGACTACGTGATCTACTACTCTCCGCTTTACGGCCCCGAGGAGGGACTGACGGCGCCAGACGACGTAAAGAGGGCGGTCATGTCCCTCGCCCGCGCCGTGGGAGGAGAACTGGCATCGGCCGTGGCCGAGGCCGTGTTGGCTATCGGCGAGATATTCGTCAGAAGGCTGGGCGTGAGGAGGGTGGACAGCCTCGCCTTGCTCCTAGACGACGTTTTTCAGGCGGTGGGCAACGCAGAGCTATACGTAAAGAAGGCCCTTAATCTGGCCGAGCACCCGCCCGTGGAGGTGGGGAAGATATCCGTGATCCTGGCCTCGTCTGAGGGAGAAAGCCTTGAGGCCGTCGGCCGGCATCTGTGGGCCGACGTGAAGACTATCTGGAACCTCAACAAGGCGGGCTTCAGGGAGCTGGTGGGGCAAATACCCGATGCGGGCCAAGACGCGGAGCGGCTCTGGAGCGCCGCGGGCGGCAACCCCAGATTAGTCGAGTTGCTTGCCGGGGAGGGCTGGTCGGCCGAGAGGCTTGTGGAGAAGATGTACAAGGTTAGGGACGTCGACGCGCAGCTGCTGGCGAAGTACAGAAAGGTCGTCGAGGAGGCGCTGGCAGACCCCGACGTTCTGCTGGACGCCCCCAGAGAGCTCACTAGATATTTGGTCTCGAAAAACTTAGTGGCCAAGATTGTGGATCCCCTAGCCCCGATCGAGGGAGGTAAGGATCTCGGGGTGGGGAAGGACTACGCGTGGCAGACGCCGCTCCACCGCGAGCTGGTCAGGCTGGCGTTGAGGCGGACTGGCTGA
- a CDS encoding argininosuccinate synthase, translating to MSRIALAYSGGLDTTVAIKWLSEKYNAEVVTVTVDVGQEEDFSEVEARAYKAGAVKHYTIDAKREFAEEYVGRAILMNAMYEGKYPLGTALARPLIVAKTVEVARREGADAIAHGSTSKGNDQVRFDVTAKALAPDLEVLAPARVWGMGREQEIEYARRHGIPVPEAHKKYSIDENLWSRSIEGGPVDDQRLEPPEDAFKWTVQPEKAPDQPTYVEIEFEGGLPRAINGERMDMLSLVKALNQIGGAAGVGRIDHIESRLVGFKSREVYEAPAAVILFESHRDLEKLVLTPRELRFKHNVLDPYWADLIYQGLWVEPLRLAIEAAAGEMERWIDGWVKAKLYKGSVQIVARDSKYGTYSKELADYSKGWYPTDEEARGFIEMWSLHSLTALSKRSMDKK from the coding sequence ATAAGCAGAATCGCGCTCGCCTACTCGGGCGGGCTCGACACCACGGTCGCCATTAAGTGGCTCTCGGAGAAGTACAACGCCGAGGTTGTCACGGTCACGGTCGACGTAGGGCAGGAGGAGGACTTCTCGGAGGTCGAGGCGAGGGCCTATAAGGCCGGCGCGGTCAAGCACTACACCATCGACGCCAAGAGGGAATTCGCCGAGGAGTACGTCGGCAGGGCCATCCTCATGAACGCCATGTACGAGGGGAAGTACCCCCTAGGCACTGCGTTGGCCAGGCCGCTGATTGTCGCGAAGACAGTCGAGGTGGCGAGGCGCGAGGGGGCGGACGCCATAGCCCACGGGAGCACCAGCAAGGGAAACGACCAAGTCCGTTTTGACGTAACTGCGAAGGCCCTTGCGCCCGACTTGGAGGTGTTGGCCCCCGCGAGGGTTTGGGGCATGGGCAGGGAGCAGGAGATCGAGTACGCCAGGAGGCACGGAATACCCGTGCCGGAGGCCCACAAGAAGTACAGCATAGACGAGAATCTCTGGAGCCGCTCCATAGAGGGAGGGCCCGTCGACGACCAGAGGCTCGAGCCGCCCGAGGACGCCTTCAAGTGGACCGTCCAGCCCGAGAAGGCGCCCGACCAGCCCACCTACGTTGAGATAGAGTTCGAGGGGGGCCTGCCTAGGGCCATCAACGGCGAGCGCATGGACATGCTCTCCCTCGTGAAGGCGCTTAACCAGATAGGCGGAGCCGCGGGGGTCGGGAGGATAGACCACATCGAGAGCAGGCTGGTGGGCTTCAAGAGCAGGGAGGTGTACGAGGCCCCCGCCGCGGTCATACTCTTCGAGTCGCATAGAGATCTCGAGAAGCTGGTCCTCACGCCGAGGGAGCTCAGGTTTAAGCACAACGTCCTCGACCCCTACTGGGCAGACCTAATCTACCAGGGGCTGTGGGTGGAGCCGCTCAGGCTCGCCATCGAGGCGGCCGCCGGCGAGATGGAGAGGTGGATCGACGGGTGGGTGAAGGCGAAGCTCTACAAGGGATCTGTGCAGATAGTTGCTAGGGACTCGAAATACGGCACCTACAGCAAGGAGTTGGCGGACTACTCCAAGGGGTGGTACCCGACCGACGAGGAGGCGAGGGGGTTTATAGAGATGTGGTCGCTACATAGCTTGACGGCGTTAAGTAAAAGATCTATGGATAAGAAATAA
- the argC gene encoding N-acetyl-gamma-glutamyl-phosphate reductase, which produces MKACVVGASGFTGGELLRILLQHGGVEIVCATSRKFKGEYVYRIHPNLRGFTNLKFVEPSIDAALKADVVFLALPHGESVKWVPQLYEHGLMVVDLSADFRLKDPNAYVEWYKWPQPHPYPDLLKKAVYGLPELHRDELPGAKLIASPGCTATASIMALAPLAKYGLLGPLPPVVDVKMGSSGAGAEGSVLDMHSHRTYVIRPYEPVHHRHAAEVEQELSRLARREVRVAYTPHAVDAVRGILSTAHVFTERDVDEPTLWKAYRAMYGDSKFVRIVKDKLGLARYPNIKYVLGTNIVDVGFEIDPRMRRIVAFSAIDNLVRGAAGQAVQAFNIAAGFPEDQGLRYIPPHPI; this is translated from the coding sequence ATGAAGGCCTGCGTAGTGGGGGCCTCCGGATTCACCGGCGGAGAGCTGTTGCGCATATTGCTACAGCACGGAGGGGTCGAAATAGTCTGCGCCACCTCTAGGAAGTTCAAGGGGGAGTACGTCTACAGGATCCACCCCAACCTAAGAGGCTTCACAAACCTCAAGTTCGTGGAGCCCAGCATCGACGCCGCGTTGAAGGCCGACGTGGTCTTCCTGGCGCTTCCCCACGGCGAGTCGGTCAAGTGGGTCCCCCAGCTCTACGAGCACGGCCTCATGGTGGTCGACCTGTCGGCCGACTTCAGGCTGAAGGACCCCAACGCCTACGTGGAGTGGTATAAGTGGCCGCAACCGCATCCCTACCCCGATCTCTTGAAGAAGGCGGTCTACGGCCTCCCCGAACTACATAGGGACGAGCTGCCCGGCGCCAAGCTCATAGCGTCTCCCGGGTGCACCGCCACCGCGTCCATAATGGCGCTCGCGCCTCTGGCCAAATACGGGCTTCTGGGCCCCCTCCCGCCGGTTGTCGACGTGAAGATGGGCTCCTCGGGCGCCGGGGCCGAGGGGTCCGTCCTCGACATGCACAGCCACCGCACCTACGTCATAAGGCCCTACGAGCCGGTTCACCACAGACACGCGGCGGAGGTGGAGCAAGAGCTCTCGCGGCTTGCGAGGAGGGAGGTGAGGGTGGCCTACACGCCGCACGCCGTCGACGCCGTGAGGGGCATACTCTCCACGGCGCATGTGTTCACCGAACGCGACGTGGACGAGCCGACTTTGTGGAAGGCGTATAGGGCCATGTACGGCGACTCGAAGTTCGTGAGGATCGTGAAGGACAAGCTGGGCCTAGCGCGCTACCCGAATATAAAATATGTACTGGGCACCAACATAGTCGACGTGGGCTTCGAGATAGATCCCAGGATGAGGAGGATCGTCGCGTTCTCGGCCATAGACAACTTGGTGCGCGGGGCCGCCGGGCAGGCCGTGCAGGCGTTCAACATAGCGGCGGGGTTCCCCGAGGATCAAGGGCTTAGGTACATACCTCCCCACCCCATATGA